The segment TATCACCAGCAGGTGGGTGGGTGACGTCAGCACCTAAAAAGATGACTGGCTCGTTGAACACCTTGGGCCTGATGCTGGGCACAAGGATGCTGTTAATGCCACCAAGCTTGACGTTTATCTTGAGGCACAGGTTGGACAACGTCTGTGGCGATGTcttgtttacatttttcgcCTGCACGCACTGCGTTGCCATGCCAAGCACCGTGTCGCCAACGCGCTTCACCTCAGCATACACGGGCGTCTTGCCTGGtagcaccaccaccaccagctGCAGCCCAGGGAAAGTCGTCTTTAGGTAGCGGAACATGGGCTCCACCTGGTCTGGACCAGTGGCGTATTTGCAGAAGCAGGGCTGCCCAATAATCGGCATGCCGGCGTCGTTGCTTATCTTTTGCAGCTGCTGCGTGAAGTTGCGCAGTGCGTCCTCACGCACCGTGCGCTGCGGCGCGAAGCAAGCGATCGCCCACACACGGATCTCCACACCAGAAAAGAACTGCTTGCCGCGCATGTCCCATACACCCTGGTTCGGAAGCGCTTGCTGCTTCACGCAAGtctgtataaaaaaatattaaatttagtatattttagatttcttaaaaaagctatgagatacattttaaaatacctaaaaatttctaatatgGGATAACTTAGAGGAGAAGGATAAATTAGGAAACCTCCATAATGTATTTAATCACCATTTATCACAAAGTGTGAAGCTTATTAATTAAGttatctaaattaaaaggTCAGATCGCTTCAACATCTGACATTGAGGGAATTAAAATCTCTCACTTTCAAATGAATTAGCAGTAGAGCTGATAATTCATAAGGTTTAAATAAACTGTTAACAAAACCGCAAgagttgttaaaataaaaacaactgcACATGTCGGATtcgagtaaaatattaaataccccaacgttaaaaaaaaagaataagcTAAAGTACAATACCGGTTCCGGTTTCTGGtaattgtttgatttgtttaCCAAGCCACTGATTGAGCTAGCTCGGCCGCCGTACTGCAGCTTTGGTGGAGGCAACACACGGCCGCGCACTTCCATCATGTTGTTTGATATGGCCAGGCCAAATTCCTGCACGTAAGAGTCGTTGTTGAAGTCAGCCCGACGCACAAGGTTGTTGATCTCTCGCTCCCTGTCTGGCGCGGACCTGGCCGTCGCCTTAATCATTGTTGAGGTTTGCATGTCGGTCAGCTTCTTGATGCAACGCTGGCCGGCCACGATGTTGCACACCtgtgaacaaaatttatcaacatAGGAAATCGAGTGACTGAGCTTTTCATGGCCTATATTATTAAGAGTGTTGAAGTGGCTCATATATTAATGAATGATGGCGAATTAAAATAAGAGCAATTATGTCAAGGTTTTTTTCTTAGTAAAAATATGACAATTTATAGGAGACAAAATCTGTTTTATGGCAAAGAAAAGGCGGAAAGATTTCTAGATCACGTTTTAAATTCGCACAAAAAATCTACTGGAAtgagcaaaaaggaaaaaggagtTGAACAATCTTACCTCAAGGGGCAAGTATGTGTGCTTGTGTTCCTGTCCGACTTGAAGGCAAGGAAGGTGTGGGTAGCGCAGCTTCATCTTGTACTTATCCAGGAAGTACTTGGCCACAGTGCACTCCACCGTCTGTCCGTTTTCCAGCTGAAGTGGGAAGCTGCAAgacataataaattaactccCCAAGTGCCGATGACTCGCACCAGATACTTACGACTGCATTTGTGCTGGCCGCCTTGTGACATTGCACACGCGGTACTTGCGCCTCATAGCTCCGCAGTGCGTGATCTCAATTTTCAGACCTTTGATTTCCTTGGTGAATTTGACCCTTTGAGAATCAGTCAATGGCTTCCTCTGCTCATTCACATCTCTGATGTCGAGCACCTCGCACATAAACTCAATGACGGGCTGGGCCTTGTAGAAAGCGGTCGCAGACACTGTTAGGGGAGAATTTAGACGTAAATTATTCTTGTCCGAGAATTAGGTTACAGGGGTGGAAATAtgacataataatatatataaattaaattgtaagggaattttttttatcaaattgtgATTTGATTTGGTATGTATGTATACTCCTTGACAAGAAAAATCGCTTGATATGGAGTTCTGGAATAACctgattttatattatttactatGCATGGGACGATTTACAGactgaacaaaataaattatggagACAAGAATTACCAAAATTgtaggaaatatattttagcataGAAAATTAcgcattaattataaattaaaaaaattaaacccaaaaattaaaattgcttgaatatattgaatttatgaattgctaataattttcaaaattgaattataacaAATTTACTATGATTGACTTAATCGCCTTAAGATATCTCAACGTTAAAATCTCTGAGAATTGGGAATAAAATGACCCATGAATCAGAAAGAATCAAATTACCAGAAATCATCacaattgaacaaaatttggaaatttctacgtttatgtaaataaaaaatggtccaGTTcgtaatttgaaatatttagaacAAGTGGTTCATCAAAGCAAAACCAAAGGGAACACATTCAAGGTACTGCAAATTAAAGCGGATCAAACCCAGGATAGTTAAGCTCACCGTCAATGTTCAGCATCATCTTCCATTGGGAAGGACGAACAGACTGATGGAAACCAAACCAAACCTCGCGGCCGCCGCCCAGTGGGTGATAATAGCCGTCAGGCGACGAGAAGAAACTTCTTCCAACTGGCGTGTAGGTCATTGAGGGCAAGTGACGCATGACGACGTCCAGGGCCAGGATGGCATCAAACGGTATCTGCCTGGTGCGCCCTTCGAGGGCCTCCTCCAGTGCTGAAAGCGACACCTGCGCCACCCACTTAATGGTGACTCTGAAGACGCGGTCCTTTCCCTCTCCTGGCAAGGTCACTTCCAGGTCGACGCGGTCGTTGCCGATCGGCAGCGGGTCCCTGGTGTAAAGGTTGTTGCGCCCGTCGAACACAGGCTTGATGGAGCCGAACAGTTTTGAGTATGCCTGCACCATCGTCTCGATGATTTCCCGGTTCACTTTTCGCGGGCACTTGTCAGGCTGTATGTTGACATCGTAGTGGTGCACGAAGCCTCTTGGCATCGTTATTTGGAAGTGGTTGGCTTTCAGCAAGATTGGTCGGCCCTCACGGCCCAAGTTTGGTCTTCTTGGGCACATGAAAACtgtggcaaaaattaattgatgggagattaaaatatttttaacaaacttaCTAGGTACATCAGCTGGTGCCGCAGGATTAGGCGCTGCTGGAGGCAGGGCAGCGTTTAAGCCTGCCGGGGGGCCGACGGCAGGCGGGCCCACTGGCCCAGGCCCTGTAGGCCCGGCCGGGGGTGctggaaagataaaaaattgtaaaaatttatcgaACATGcttattttatctcaaaagtTTGCACTATTTTTCCGTGCAGTGCAGAGCACGCCTTATCTGATTATTTTGATGTACGTAAACATGGCCACGCCATTCCCAACCAACTCGCTCTTTTTATTGAGCCATCAAGCCAACACCCTCACTTCCTGTCTGTACTTGTATGATCTTCTAGTGCAAATTTAGAAATCTGGAGAATTTGTCTGATATTTTGTTGCGAACGAGACGTATGTATGTACGTGTCACGAAATTCGTGGGATGTGTGATATATATGTGTCTCTGCTCCCACCGTAAAAATGggtcaaaatatttagagcGCACGTGCATGCCAGGAAACGGAATTGGCTGGATGCGAGCAAATCGTTCCATAAAATGtggattaaattcaatattaatccAACGttacgtttaaattttacttgaaaaccCAAAATTTATCGGGGAGTCATGTAAGAACCCGGAACGGAAAACTTAACTCTTTTCCGGATGAGTcatggaaattcaattttttttctccagcCAGGGTGAGCAATGACCTCAACCGAGGCCCCCGACGGAACTAACAAGTTTCCGAATAAAATTGGCAGCAAACAGAGGACAATTAAGGGTGAAAAATTGCTTACGCGGGCCCACGTTGAACATATTCTGGAATTCTGACGAAATTTTTTAGCCTTTTGAAGCAAATCCGGGTGAAATCCAATGTAGTAGCCCCCCGTGACACCAGTTCAAACTGAACAAGTCTTTGTTAGCAACATGGCGGTTGTGCGTCGTGACGTCAGATACAGCCTCTGAATCTTATTGGTTGAAAATGCTGAGGGTATTGAATGCGCGCACTTTGGAAACGCCAACATAATAAATTACCATTCAAAAAGGCAATTGTGATGAATTCCTGTCTAAAATTGCTGCATCAACAGGATTAAGACcgagagattttaaaatgttaaaaataaatatttcggtAGCTTGCGTTCATATGCGGGGTAAAAATCACGCGAACTGAAATCTTGTCACGTTGGTATTATTTGTTCAAACTACAAATCGACAAGATGTCCATTTTCGCTTCTGGCTCGTTAAAACGTTCTGCGGGCGTTATAGACGCAATTAGAAAGCAAGTTAAGCTTGTGACCCTGAAACCGGCCAAACGGATTGTGATCAAATTCGATCCTTTTCACGATAAGGCTCCGGAGACCAGGTAAATTGTGGTTATCAGCTGTCCGGGCAACGGTGTGCCCAGCGGCAAAACCGCGGCACAGCCTAACTTCCAGGGGCACACTCACCATAGCCACAAGCAGACCTTGCCAGGCCTGTCCCAGACTGCAGAATGGTGGGATTCGTTTGGACAGGCTCTGTTGGGCTGCCCAGGGGCGCAGTAATCCTCTCTGTGCTCGTCATTCCTgtgaacaataaatattttgtttcagaaaGTTCCTGCTCCACATAACGAATCCGAAAATTCAAGACACAAACTTGAACTGCTTGGTAAAAGCAGAGGTTTTGTGTGACTTGTCGGATCCTTCAGTTGAAGTGCATTTAAGTatgtataaaaatcaaattgaagtgattgatttaattgataatCTTCTGTATTATCGCAGACGAGGGCGGGAAAGTGACTGTAAAGAGCAGTAATCTCTCGTGTCTTGAGATTCTCAAACTTTACAACAAGTACGTTACGCCTCTTGCGCCAGTAGAAGAAGCAACAAACGTGGTCAAAACGAAAGCGGCTAAAACGTCTCATCAACTCGCGTCCAAGAAGAAGAGATAGACACGTTACTCATTTCTTTCAACTGACTAGTTCTTAGAAACACGGCAGCAGTAAGAATCGAAACTTATCCATAGTGGCTGataattaacataattaatatctaaatttttagaCCATGAGGCAGGAGAAGCAGTACAGCATGAAAATGATCGACACTCTCTACAATGAGTATGTGCCTTCGTTCACCGATATATTCGACGAGGACACTTGGTACATCTTTGTCGGCATATTTACGGTCTCCACAATTATTGTCGCCTTCATCCTCTCCAAATTCGTCACTTTGAAACCTGTTGACTAATTTTTCTCCGTTTCTGTGTGTTATTTCTAGTCCCATCCCTGCTGCCaatgttataataataattgataataaaatgcgaaaagaaaattatttgctagACTCTCGTTTTGAATGGCTGATCTCTTGTTCCtaaagaatttatttcaatcaattattaaacacaaaaagaagaaatgcaggccaaatattgaaattttaataatttaccacTTTTTAGCTCCAAGAACttcatttttcctcaaaatctaAAGTAACTCACAAAGcgcaattcaaaatttagtcAATAACTCCGCTTTCTAATATTGAGAGAGTGCTGCGCTTACTGAAGGGAAATTAATACGAgtccataaaaaaataaacgtttttGAAGGGACCTTAATTTCATGTTGGATTAATATTAAGAACCTTAATTAGTCAATAAATTTAGAGACAAGCAGGAAATTCTCGTCgtctaacaataattaaaataatatatgccAATTAacgaggaatgatactggaaaagcctggaaaatgcttgttgccaatgcataaactcatcgcttaggattcagttaaagcctaaattgacctaaggagcgctgtaatttttttagaaaattggctggaaagttaccgtgcttctcaaatggtaatggccgTCTCCTTGAAacccgatttaatttcaaaaccaagaattTCCCCCGTGAGttgcatacaccgttggacagatctcgacgagaggaatcgaaatatgccaagaaaatatgttcaagcactgtaaattgtggagaaaattggcaaaatttgaatttttactgtaggaaggtccttttttattattgcaaattgtttatcgatcaattgtttatggcatccaacaattcaaataattttcagctgttGCCCCGTATCATTCCCCTTTAATTAAGAAGAAAGTTGTTCATAATATCGTAGGTTAATTCTtcaatacatatataatacacatatatattatatacctGCTTGCGTGAGATGAGATTAGTATAAGGTTGACTATCATGAatagatgaaaaaatatacataaatatttgaacagcGGAAAGAGACGACAGGAAATTCTATCTACATAATTTCCTTACGACGCTTCGGGGCCTCGCTTCCATATTACTGcactattttaattcaatcacgTCACGTACGCAAACTGTCCTAAATTCGTTCTTGCAAagtcataataattttatgttgtaTCTCTACTATTAGAAAACTAatgagtttaaataaaaataaattcgccgctggatgattttttttaaattacataacTATCGAGAAATATCTCACATAACAGCAGCCATTCGTAAAAAATTGCGTCCATTAAGTAAACACGGCCATTGTTTCCCGAGATTTGCCTGTTTAGGTCTAGCGgccatcaatatttttaacttgaccTAGGCCACACGGCACGGCAACACGTTCACGGGATCAGCTCAAGGTCGAGCGCGGCGGGGGTGAAAGGGACACGGGGGCGGTGCGGTGTGCCGACGTGCCGAATTGTTGGCCCGAAACGGCGCGCAGCGCCCAGCACGCACCAACTTGCACTTTCTATTCCCAACTGCGCACTTAACGAACTCACCTCACCGCTCTTCGCGATTCGGCGGACGTGCCTCTGGTGCCAAAATGCCCGCTTTCTTTATCTCTCACTCGCTCGTCCGGCCGCTGCTCTGCTCCGTCCGGAGGCGAATTCAGCGCGCGACCGCGCACTTGTCTTGTCCAGGCCTGCCTCTCGGGTACGTCGAGCTGGGCATAAAAGCGAGCGCTTCGTCGGCCGGCTGACGACTGTATTTTGACGaccctgctgccgccgccgctcacAGACAACACGCAGACACGAATCAATAAAATCTGCTTTCCCTGCCTCTCAGCGCCCGCTCACATACGTACGATCTGGCGAGGCGAGAGTGCTTGCTCCCGACTCGCAGCACTGTTTTTTGTGTGCGCCGCACAGACAGAGCCGAAACAGGAGATATTATCACCGGAGACACGTACGGGTCCGTAGGTGCGCGGATGAAAATACCGGAGATTTTCACTACCGGTAATTCAGCAGAATTTAGGCATCGATTATTTCTTCGTTCCACTTTAGGACTGGCAGATATGGACTGGATAGTTTAGAGACCAGAAACGATTCTCGATCTCGATTGCTGCTTTCGTGATGTCACACAAACAGCAATAGGGCAAAAATAATGCTCGTAAGTAGGCGTGGAGCAATCATGTTATCTAACTGCAAACAGTATGGCGTATCCACCAGTCTTACTTAGGCGAGAAATTGATCAAtgatagtaaatttttaaaataccgGTATGCAAACTTCTCCTCGGTTCCCCGCGAACACTGCTACTGGTTGATGATTCACtacttaaattgaaattcgcgGGCCATGTCCGAAATCCATTTTATGTTCGTGGCTCAAGCACTTTTTAAGCAAGGTTATCGCACTCCCTTCTCTCACACAGCTCGCATGAAACTCTTCTTGCTTTTTATGCATCGGGCTAATGACCCCCAAATTTCTCGGCAGAAAACGCTAATTAGCAGCATCACTGCCGTATGGAAATGAGCCGCATGGCAACTTAAAAATCACGACCACCGGCGGTTTATCGTTCATAAAATCTGCTCTTGGGCAACTAATTAATTCTTCAGCATTTAACTGCTAAATAACTGTTAGAAAGGAAGTAATGCATaatattgttcaaaattttatttgctgcaaTGGTCAGGTCACaccatttttgctttttttctctttggttTTATCGGTAGGGTACCAGGATTCTTAAAAAGAgtgctgcaaaataaaaagaaaattaaattgcttagTAGctcataaatatataaaacttaCTGGCATGTTGTGCAAATTGGGCTGAACTTGCAGACAACTGAAATTGaaggttaaatttaatcaagatttttttaatatctaagaTAACCAACTTGATAAACACACTGAGCAGACAAATCCAATATCAACAAGTTCCCTGTGGCAGAAGCATGCCGCCCTGTAGTCGACTTTCACCCTTGGAGGAAGGGCCAGTTTGTTCCTCAACAGCGGCTCAGGCAAGAAGACCCactgaaaagataaaaaattaaaatccgacaacctgattgaaaaaaaatgagaatacCAATAAGTACTGAAGAAGACCTTGCGGCTGGGGTGGTCTGAAGTACTGTCCCCCAGTGATATCACATCCTTGTTGGAGAAGACTTGACTCAGGGCCCAAACAGCAAACGTCAATCAAAACATTCTGTAACATATTCCTATTAGATTTTATAtcgtgaaataattattgttcaatgcttagtaaattttttcaattgatgtATTAGGCTAAAGTGATctgttcaatttattatttaataaataaagaggaGAATCATCGGTTGATAGAAGTTCAACATTTTAGTCATTTTCCCAACTGTCATCAGTAATAATATAACCGCTTGTTTCTTTTCCActtaaaatgataattcaaAAGACACGTCCACTGGATTTTCTGAGAACAACGACCACTGGAAGATAATGTAGCTCACAACTCACAGGAATTTCGACATGGAAGTGCGGAAATtagaaagattaaaataaatttaaaaaatttattaattgtatAATGCTAAGTTGCAGGAGGGAGTctgaaagtgccttaaaatcaaaagtaaccAGTGGTGCCGCTGCTTTAAACTTTAAGGGGCTTAGGAAACTAGTGAGTTGTTAAGTGgtgatattaaatataaaatttaattattatagcACATTAAaagattataatattataccAGTAAAACAATCAATACATAGTTTTTGTGtatgataaaattgttttacaaggCACTATAACATTCCTAATAAATAGCAGAGCTATCAAATTGATTCATTACATTGAAATTTAGCTATTCAAGCACAAGCAGTGCATCgcataaaattagatttaccAAAGGGAATTTTggcttctttaaaaaaaagcgccaatacatttttaaggttgttaaatcaatttcaaataagtGCAACATCCAATGTCCATTATTtgttaacaaaagaaaaatacgattgaatcaaaataaaaaaattagcccAATTTAACCTGTTTCTGAGCAGTGAAGAAGACATTCATAAAGTTCATGTACTGGGACACACTCTGGCCATTGGCAGTGACTACAAGCACCCTGGCGTTCAGCTGGCGCTCTTCCTGCTGCATGCGGTGCACGTAACAAAGGGCCCGTCCCAGTGCCCCGGACAGCATGCTCTCTCCTTTGCTGTTCGAGCCAGCGCTTCGTTTCAGCAACTGGGCTATTTTTCTGCGCACGGTCCTCTCCAGCTCGTTGAACAGTTCGTGTTGGCCGTCCTGCTGTCTCAGGTCGGACATATCGGCCTTCCTCTCAGGGTAAATCCACTCGGTGGTCTCAGTGTCGCAGGCGACCAGGGCAAGCAGGTTTTTCAACCTCATCATCATGTGTGCGTTGCTGAAGGCGATCACGGCCTCTAGCACCTGGCCCGCCAGGACCGGATCGTTGCGAAGGGTAGTCGCCCTGCTGAGGCCCACGTCCAGCACCACCACCAGCAGGCTCGACTCTGTTAGGTCTAGAAATTTGTGAGATTGGAAATGCGTGATGAGTTTGGAATGGTTCAAAAAGAGCACACCTTCGCCCGTGTCCATCGCTGTTCAGAAGTTTCTCTGTTGATTTTTAGGTGCTGAACATCTTAATCAATGcagttgaaaaattccaaatagaAACCCAACTCTCAATGGGAGATGAAAGCCTACATAAAAGAAATCCAAGCACAACATAAACTCTAACCGTGATCGTAATCGTAACACACTCTCTACTATAGTCAGTTTGTATGTAGTcgtgttttgatttttcatgaaaaaccGGCGCACTAGAGGGGGagggaaatttatatttcaattgtgATTGGTTCCGGCGTTGCCATGGAAATCCTGCAGCCAATCACAttcgagaaataattttcctggaCAGTGGGCGCGAAAAGGACTagtcgaatattttttttatctatcaTCATGATCTCAACGTGCTCGTTGTTTAATGTTTTACTTCGCATTTTGCATGATATGAGAAgctattattgcatttttcataaaaaaattattattcgaaGTCTCGGCTGCGCATTTTTGAGGTGGCGCGGCTGGCTCGAACGGGTTAATTAACCCCGCGGCGGCAGCTGACAAGGAAAAAACACTACTTATAGGATTCAACGTTGTTCTTGGGGAAACCATTGAATTTGTGTAGCTTTTTATGATGTGAAACACGTACAGTGGTAGAAAATTATATGATTTAACGATTTTAGTGGTATAGTTGgagatttagaaaaaatggtccaagactttattaaaactaatttaaaaagttacagtttttgtttgattgtTCTAAGCAATTTGTGGGTCATTTTTGGTGTTacggtaaaaataaaaaaatccccagTTCCgtgcttttcatatttttaatgattaatcgtaaagcaaaaaataaacacaacaTTCTGAAAGCTTAATTAtatgctgaaattaatttaatggctTAAAagtgcatgattcgtgctcatttgctTGTCCCGCAACGATCAAGCTGTTAGAAATAATAGTCGATCGTTTAAAATTCACGCAGCCCTAAATTTGAAGAACCTCAATATTCTCAATATTCACtttgcatcaaattttaagaaataccAAAATTCCCTTGTGCTcgttagtttttgcaattattcacAGCATTTTGGGAATGATATGAAAATATTGCCCACACcgtacattttaattttaaaacagggAAAAAAGTGTCTCCTAACAAAagaatatgtttaaaatcgtgGAAGGCAGGtgacaaattattaaaatccgGTCTTATTTAAACTTACAAGTAggttgctatttttatttggctgaTATGTACatcataaatcataattaatacaattgttaaattatacAGTTATCGTCTGCAAATTACACAATATATAGGAAACAAAAATGCACTCTCTGCTGTAtgtacaaaaatattgtttgaacTTTTCTATCACCGCTTCGATTGCACAAATGTTGGAAAATTGGGACTGGTAATTAACTGTTTAGTAAAGCGTTTCATCGGTGCTCCTGCTGGAATCCATGCTGTGTAGCGAGGACTTGGTGGACATGACGCTGCTGGAGAAGGCCGACCAAGGCAGCATGTCGGCGCTGGTGGTGACCTTGGCGGGGCCCTTGATGCCCTGGATGGTGTCCGAGTTAATGACGCCGCGCCTCTTACGCCTgaagcagccgcagcagcagcggtcCTTGCACTCCTTCAGCACCTTGGAGGTGCAGGTGAAGGCGAGGAAGATGAACAGGCCCTGCAGGCTGTTGAGCACGACGAAGACGAGCCAAAGGGCGGGCGTGTCGAGGAAGCCGGCCAACAGGCCCACTGACCAGGTAAGGCCCATCAGCACGGCCAGCCGAAGGTAGAGCCGGAAGTCGGTGCGCGTCACGCTCGACGTGTGGATCATCAGGGCGCTCGAGGTGAAGAAAACGGCGTTCAGCAGCATCACTGCTGACACCGGCGCGGCGAAGAAGAGCAGCAGCGAACGCCGGCTCGTGAACCAGCAGATGCCAGGTCGCGCCGCGAACGCCGGACGCAGCATTTCAGACACGGCCCCGGCGGGTGCATTCTCCACCAGCACCGCTGCCAGCACCACCAGGGCAGGGGTCAGCCAGCACAGCAGGGAGGTGAAGAAAAATCGCTTCCACCTGGGAACAGTTGACACGTTTTATATGCCAGGAATTTTTCCTtactaaaaaagaaaaaaaatgttcttcgctaaacagtaaatatttgtattttcttcTCTAAAATCTACGATAAATAACCAAAAGTTGCAGGTCAAAAGCTCAGAGGGAATATAATCTTACCTATGTCaaatacaatattaatttttattccacttTAGAGTGAAAATAGCTCGTTTGGGTTATTTAAAtgatagtttaattttatggggAAGTTGTACTAGAttgaagatttaaaaagtaatataaCTTTTCTATTAAGCTACATATTAATGTACAACAACATGAAAATTCTTGAGCTgggatttaaaattgtgccTGAAATTTTTGACAGCAATAGCATTCTTTTTACAATAAACAATAACGTTTCATGTTTTATTCTTTAAGTGTGggggaatttttttcaatatataaGTCAGTTTCTTTGTCtctaactatttttaaaacattagaTTTTTTGTACTGAGTAAAGCAACATTCAATTTGTTTGATGCAATAAAGTgattgtaattaataattgcatCCTTGACAGcacttttttttatctaaaattgaattggtttttactattttttatagagACAACTGCAgatttactaaatttaatttcttttaaccATTATtcaagcaacaaatttttacctg is part of the Cloeon dipterum chromosome 1, ieCloDipt1.1, whole genome shotgun sequence genome and harbors:
- the LOC135943980 gene encoding large ribosomal subunit protein mL53-like isoform X1, which gives rise to MSIFASGSLKRSAGVIDAIRKQVKLVTLKPAKRIVIKFDPFHDKAPETRKFLLHITNPKIQDTNLNCLVKAEVLCDLSDPSVEVHLNEGGKVTVKSSNLSCLEILKLYNKYVTPLAPVEEATNVVKTKAAKTSHQLASKKKR
- the LOC135943980 gene encoding uncharacterized protein LOC135943980 isoform X2, which produces MRQEKQYSMKMIDTLYNEYVPSFTDIFDEDTWYIFVGIFTVSTIIVAFILSKFVTLKPVD
- the Tfb4 gene encoding general transcription factor IIH subunit 3; its protein translation is MDTGEDLTESSLLVVVLDVGLSRATTLRNDPVLAGQVLEAVIAFSNAHMMMRLKNLLALVACDTETTEWIYPERKADMSDLRQQDGQHELFNELERTVRRKIAQLLKRSAGSNSKGESMLSGALGRALCYVHRMQQEERQLNARVLVVTANGQSVSQYMNFMNVFFTAQKQNVLIDVCCLGPESSLLQQGCDITGGQYFRPPQPQGLLQYLLWVFLPEPLLRNKLALPPRVKVDYRAACFCHRELVDIGFVCSVCLSIVCKFSPICTTCHTLFKNPGTLPIKPKRKKAKMV